GCTTGTGGCCGAACGCGGCTGGACGTCACCAGTGGCCGTCGGCTCCGTGATGGCCGAGTGGGATGCCCTGGTAGGGCCGGAGATTTCCGCGCACTGCACCCCGGAGAGCTTCACCGACACCACGCTTCATGTCCGCTGCGATTCCACCGCTTGGGCAACACAGCTCAGGCTCTTGAGCACCAGCCTCCTGGACATGTTCCGAACGGAACTCGGAGACGGCGTAGTGACGTCGATTCAAGTGCTCGCGCCCACCGCACCGAGCTGGCGCAAGGGCGGCCGAAGCGTCAACGGGCGGGGCCCCCGGGATACTTACGGGTAACTTCCCGGGCACCCGTGTCTGCACTTTTGCTTGAATGGCGCACAGGGGCGAGAAACCTCCCCGGACCGTACAGCTCCCTAGAGGGTGCCGTTTTGGCAGCTTGCAGATGGGGCCAGCGGCCTCCCAGAGCTACTTTCCTGATCATAAGGGCCGGGTTTTGCAAGGAACTGCGCCCAGTCACGATAGAATCGGCATAGACAACTGGGCGCCGGTGAACGTTGATTGGCTCCGCTGAACAGCACTTGTAAAAGCGGATCCGCCAATCACGAAGTAGCCGGCGTTAGCAGTGACGTCCCTGTTGGCGGCTGCCGTATCCCTGTGGTGTGTCCTGACGGACGTGCTTCCTTGGTGCGGTGACGGCCGGCGACCATCGAACACGGAGGAGTCGAAAGCGCCTGTGGCTAACGACAATGCAGAGACCTTGGCAGTAGATCCCGCAAAGGAGAACGCCCATAAGCCTGACACACCCTCGGGGTCGAAGGAGTACGGTGCGAGCGACATTACCGTTCTTGAAGGTCTCGAAGCGGTGCGCAAGCGCCCGGGTATGTACATCGGATCCACAGGCCCGCGCGGCCTCCACCACTTGGTGTACGAAGTGGTGGACAACTCGGTGGACGAGGCCCTTGCCGGGTACTGCAGCCACATTGAAGTGACTCTCCAGGCCGACGGCGGCGTCAAGGTCGTGGACGATGGCCGCGGCATCCCGGTGGATATGCACCCCACGGAGAAGAAGCCGACAGTCGAAGTCGTCATGACCATCCTCCATGCCGGCGGCAAGTTCGGCGGCAGCGGCTATGCCGTCTCCGGTGGACTTCATGGAGTGGGTATTTCCGTTGTCAACGCGCTTTCGCGCAGGGTCGACACCGAGGTGCGTCGCCAGGGCCACGTTTGGCGGATGACCTTCGCCGACGGCGGCAAGCCACAGGGCGGACTCGTCCAGGGCGAAGAAACGGACCAGACCGGAACGTCCCAGACGTTCTACCCGGACGGCACCATCTTCGAAAGCACCGATTTCGATTTCGAAACCCTCCGCGCGCGATTCCAGCAGATGGCCTTCCTCAACAAGGGCCTGCGCATCACCCTGACGGACGAGCGTCCCGTCGCCGGAGCAGCCGACGATGACTTGGATCTTGACGCGGTTGCCACCGACGGCGAAGTGGCGGCAGAACACCGCACGGTGGTTTACCAGTACGACGACGGTCTGCTCGACTACGTGAAGCACCTGAACTCGAACAAGAAGGTGGACGTCGTCCACGAGGACGTCATCGCCTTCGAAACCGAAGACACTGAGCGGCACATCGCCGTCGAGGTCGCGATGCAGTGGACCACGGCCTATTCCGAGAGTGTGCACACTTACGCCAACACCATCAACACGCACGAGGGCGGCACGCACGAAGAAGGTTTCCGTGCCGCGATGACGTCGCTCATCAACCGGTACGCGCGCGAGAAGACCATCATCAAGGAAAAGGAAGACAACCTCACTGGTGACGATATCCGGGAGGGCCTCACGGCCGTCATCTCTGTGAAGTTGTCCGAACCCCAGTTCGAGGGCCAGACCAAGACCAAACTGGGCAACTCCGAGGTCAAGGGCTTCGTCCAACGGGTCGTTACCGACCAGCTTGGCGACTGGTTGGAACGAAATCCCGGGCCGGCCCGCGATGTAATCCGCAAGGCTGTCCAGGCGGCCCAAGCCCGCATGGCCGCCCGCAAGGCACGTGACAACGCACGTCGCAAGAGCCCCCTGGAATCCTTCGGCATGCCGGGCAAGCTGTCCGACTGCTCCTCGAAGGATCCCGCGCGCTGCGAGGTCTACCTCGTGGAGGGTGACTCAGCCGGCGGTTCGGCCAAGCGTGGCCGTAACCCCGAGACCCAGGCCATCCTGCCGTTGCGCGGCAAGATCCTGAACGTGGAACGCGCACGGCTGGACAAGGCCCTCGGCAACAATGAA
This genomic interval from Arthrobacter sp. FW306-2-2C-D06B contains the following:
- a CDS encoding DUF721 domain-containing protein is translated as MEKDSPGGRQPGRDPDEIDAAQSALNRMREAAAARGEIRRAAPRTGAAPQRKGVRDTRGFSQFHGTGRDPLGLGKVVGRLVAERGWTSPVAVGSVMAEWDALVGPEISAHCTPESFTDTTLHVRCDSTAWATQLRLLSTSLLDMFRTELGDGVVTSIQVLAPTAPSWRKGGRSVNGRGPRDTYG
- the gyrB gene encoding DNA topoisomerase (ATP-hydrolyzing) subunit B, with amino-acid sequence MANDNAETLAVDPAKENAHKPDTPSGSKEYGASDITVLEGLEAVRKRPGMYIGSTGPRGLHHLVYEVVDNSVDEALAGYCSHIEVTLQADGGVKVVDDGRGIPVDMHPTEKKPTVEVVMTILHAGGKFGGSGYAVSGGLHGVGISVVNALSRRVDTEVRRQGHVWRMTFADGGKPQGGLVQGEETDQTGTSQTFYPDGTIFESTDFDFETLRARFQQMAFLNKGLRITLTDERPVAGAADDDLDLDAVATDGEVAAEHRTVVYQYDDGLLDYVKHLNSNKKVDVVHEDVIAFETEDTERHIAVEVAMQWTTAYSESVHTYANTINTHEGGTHEEGFRAAMTSLINRYAREKTIIKEKEDNLTGDDIREGLTAVISVKLSEPQFEGQTKTKLGNSEVKGFVQRVVTDQLGDWLERNPGPARDVIRKAVQAAQARMAARKARDNARRKSPLESFGMPGKLSDCSSKDPARCEVYLVEGDSAGGSAKRGRNPETQAILPLRGKILNVERARLDKALGNNEVQSMITAFGTGIGEDFDISKLRYHKIVLMADADVDGQHITTLLMTLLFRYMRPLIENGFVYLAQPPLYRIKWSNAPHDYVYSDRERDAKLVSGQAAGRRIPKDNGIQRYKGLGEMDYTELWDTTMDPDHRTLLQVTMDDALAADQTFSVLMGEDVESRRNFIQQNAKDVRFLDI